One window of Carassius auratus strain Wakin chromosome 17, ASM336829v1, whole genome shotgun sequence genomic DNA carries:
- the LOC113117462 gene encoding solute carrier family 22 member 8-like — MKTDGAFRQFAGPLQRHVYFILTLPIFFTAFTFFVDVFTLHIMPCSDDIANKSLNETLDTNIFNISTSWTGSDLTRSLTCREPNRFAHGQATYMTGLLVGSLFGGAVSDKYGKKLLLICCSAVLAVATLVVAFLPFVPVYLTARGISGAACCAIHICTYSLGVEWSLPKYRIWPPTLFSFIFSLGMMGLAAVAFLASGWMQFHLALGIPQILFLPLYFFLPESPRWLLLNKRMKTLEGYQNRSPEDKHYLGLLLDSVDNETQKPLSEKTPTKTETNFANFTSPTILLRLFVMSYIGFASALTYYGICFSVGSFGVNIYLAQFFSGLSEAPSLLLPFLLKRWGRRPFSMGSLFLSGISCMLSLLVSKFCDMPALVMTLALMGKLCMQSTYCVSVLYGIELFPTVIRQKCVGLVSLCYRVACIINAVVSPDGGIPLPAMICYSSGPIIGAALCLLLPETSGIPLPDTVKDCEKQPSMKFSCCARWPVKPKQESDASFNKENDMKNQLECSPLSV; from the exons ATGAAGACGGACGGCGCATTTCGTCAGTTTGCTGGTCCACTACAAAGACATGTCTATTTTATCCTTACTTTACCGATCTTTTTCACAGCCTTTACATTTTTCGTGGATGTCTTTACGTTACACATTATGCCTTGCAGTGATGATATAGCGAACAAGTCTTTGAACGAAACTCTGGACACTAATATTTTCAACATTTCCACAAGTTGGACGGGCAGCGACCTCACACGT AGTCTCACGTGTCGCGAGCCGAATCGTTTTGCACATGGGCAAGCGACGTACATGACGGGTTTACTTGTCGGCTCTTTATTCGGTGGCGCTGTTTCTGACAA GTATGGAAAGAAATTACTTCTAATCTGCTGCTCAGCGGTCCTCGCAGTTGCTACTCTTGTAGTGGCATTTCTTCCGTTTGTTCCCGTGTACTTGACCGCGCGCGGCATCAGTGGAGCAGCCTGCTGTGCCATCCACATCTGCACCTACAGTTTAG GAGTTGAATGGAGCCTGCCCAAGTATCGTATCTGGCCACCCACTCTGTTTTCCTTCATCTTCAGTCTGGGAATGATGGGATTGGCAGCTGTAGCTTTCTTGGCCAGTGGTTGGATGCAGTTTCATCTGGCACTGGGCATCCCTCAGATCCTTTTCCTACCTCTTTATTT CTTTCTTCCAGAATCTCCTAGATGGCTGCTTCTAAATAAGAGGATGAAAACACTAGAGGGCTATCAGAATAGAAGTCCTGAGGACAAGCACTATTTGGGTCTG CTTTTGGATTCTGTGGACAATGAGACACAGAAGCCACTCTCAGAGAAGACCCCAACTAAGACAGAGACTAATTTCGCCAACTTTACGTCACCTACTATACTCCTGCGTCTGTTTGTCATGAGTTACATTGG ttttgcGTCTGCTCTCACTTATTATGGGATCTGCTTCAGTGTGGGAAGTTTCGGTGTAAATATCTATCTGGCACAGTTTTTCTCTGGCCTGTCAGAGGCTCCCTCTTTGCTGCTTCCATTTCTGTTGAAGCGATGGGGCCGTAGGCCGTTCAGCATGGGCTCGCTGTTCCTCAGTGGCATTTCCTGTATGCTGTCCCTCCTCGTTTCCAAGTTCTGCG ACATGCCTGCTCTTGTTATGACTCTGGCACTGATGGGCAAGCTGTGCATGCAGTCCACCTACTGTGTCTCGGTGCTCTATGGGATTGAGCTGTTCCCAACTGTAATAAG GCAGAAGTGTGTGGGCCTGGTTAGTCTCTGTTACCGAGTGGCCTGTATTATAAACGCGGTGGTGAGCCCTGACGGCGGGATCCCTCTGCCAGCTATGATCTGTTACAGCAGTGGGCCGATCATTGGTGCAGCCCTCTGCCTGCTTCTTCCAGAGACCAGCGGCATCCCTTTACCAGACACCGTAAAAGACTGTGAGAAACAGCCCAGTATGAAGTTCTCATGCTGTGCACG TTGGCCTGTGAAGCCTAAACAGGAGTCGGATGCTTCTTTTAACAAGGAGAATGACATGAAGAACCAACTGGAATGCAGTCCCCTCTCAGTGTAA